caagctgttgctgtctgtctttccctttctggatataccttttctctttgtactgtatacattccatcgtccacaccaatggcacgagctgatctccatcttcttggtcagcttccatccccctatttgctggttggggacttcaatgcccaccacccgctttcgggatctccacatccttgtccacgtggctcactattgctagacgtcttccaccaagcggatctagtttgcctcaacactggggtccctacattattgtctgcctccacgacaagtttctctcatttggacctttcgggcggtactgttccgctagctcggcgcttcgaatggttcgcccttgacgatacacactcgagtgtccactttccatgtgtccttagactgcagcctcaactgccatatatgcgcccgcgacgctggaagtttgcccaagccgattggacacttttttcgtctctagcgacatttgctgaccgtcactttcccaacgtcgacgatgaggtcacacatattaccgacgttattcttacagctgcggaacgttcattaccacgcacctccgaattgccccggcgccccccagttccttggtggaacgaggcgtgccgtgacgcaatacgtgagcggcgacgtgctcttggcgttttccgccaccatcctactttggccaactgtatccgctataagcagttccgtgcgcgatgccgtcgcgtcatccgcgatagcatgaaggcaagctggaaattatttattagctcatttaacaccttcactccctcctcggaactttggagtcggcttcggcggttatcaggcgcgcccagtttctccccggtctctgggctcactgtcgcgcatgatacattagtggaccccgtcgcaatttctaactcattgggtcagcactttgctgagatttcgagctcttcaaattacccgccagcgtttctcccgaagaaacgtgcagcggaagtgcgacctcttgctttctcctctcaaaatcgcgaaagctacaatactgttttctccatgcgggaactccaacatgcactctcttcttctcgctcctccgccccaggaccggatggtatccacgtccaaatgttgctgcatttaccaacccatagtctgcgttacctccttcgcctttctaaccgaatttggaccgacagtactttccccagacgatggcgggaagctatcgtcgttcctgttccgaaacctggaaaggacaaacatctcccctctagctatcgccccatttctctcacgagtagtgtctgtaaggttttggagcgtatggtgaattaccgtttagcttggtggctggaatcccgcagtcttttaacacctgccgaatgcggattccgaaagcatcgttctgcagttgaccatgttgctctctccacttacatcatgaacaattttctccggaaacgccaaacagtagcaatattttttgatatggagagagcatacgatagctgttggaggacaggcatcctccgcacactgttctcttggggttttcgaggtcggctgcccctttttcttcgcgattttatggcagagcgcacacttagggtgcgggtgaacactactctctcccgtactttctcccaagaaaacggggtaccccagggctccgtgctgagtgttgtaccgtttgccattgccataaatccaattatggattgtctccttcctgatgtctcgggctccctctttgtggacgattttgcgatctactacagctctcaacggaccagccttcttgaacgacgtcttcaaggatgtcccgatcgcctccactcttggagcatcgaaaccggcttccgtttttctcccagtaagaccgtttgtgttaatttttggcgacgtaaggagtttcttccgccctccttacatctaggaacTGTCAAcgttccgttttcggacgtcgctaaattcttgggtcttgtgtttgacagaaaactgtgctggtcctcccacctttattatctttcggctcgctgtctgcgatccctcaacaccctcagtgtcctgaatggtacctcctggggagcggaccgagtggtccttctccgcctctatcgcgccttagtgcgctcgaaattggactatggaagcatagtttactcctctgctcggccatctattcttcgtcgtctcgactctatccaccaccgtggattacgtttagtgtctggagctttttacaccagccctgtggaaagcctttatgccgaggctgctgaacctccgctgtccaatcggtgagcagtccttctgagtcgttctGCTAGCCatatgtcttccatgcctgctaagccagcccatgacatttttttcgacgcctcctttgatgtagggtatgcaggccgcccctcctccctactaccaccgggagtccgcttccgtcaactgctccattctctttccttccgctttcctaaaaccttcttgacaacttggggtacagcaccgccttggctccgtccccggatctgcctgctccgtgacctttgtcagtttcccaaggatggtacatcttcacttgtttatcgtcgggcattttctgctctatgtgcacaaatgacggaagccacatttatttacactgatggctcaaaaacatcgtttggtgtaggagtgcctatattgttggtgacaccccaaatcaatttcggcttccccatcagtgttcggtttatactgcagagctttaccctgttctccaggctgtccactacatccgccgccatcagcggatacagtatgttatctgctcagattctctcagttctctcctcagtctccaagctctttaccctgtgcaccctctggtccaccggattcaggactgcctccacttgctccagttggggggcgtctctgtggcgttcctctggatcccaggacacgttggtatctatggaaatgaggcggccgatatagcggccaaggctgcagtctctcttcctcggccagctattcaatcgattcccttcgccgatctacggagcgttttatgtcgtcgtgttgttcttttatggcacgcacattggtcgacacttccacataataaattgcgggacgtgaaagctcttccttctGCTTGGACCtcctcctcccgaacgcgtcgtcgggaggagataattttaactcgactccggatagaacactgtctttttagccatcgacatcttttaagcggcgatcctcccccactctgtccccactgctctcagctgtggacggtaagacaccttttaattgagtgcccctattttaatccgttacacgCCCGTCTACAGCTGCCGCCTGATATATCgccaattttagcagatgacacgcgctcggccgatcgcgttctcgagtttattagtgccagtgaaatgacgtcagtcatttgaagcttttttttggggacaaccaacccctttctgcagTGGATTTTtatgccttccttctgcttttagtttctccaattttttgagtttcgttcccattgctgctggtttccattttcggttttttactgtttcctaagtcacggaccgggcactaatgaccatagcagttttgtgcactaaaacgaaaacaaacaaaaaaggtaACCATTGTTGAGGCAGGGTGGCGCCCATTGGCAAAGCCTCCATGGCGGATGACTTGCACATGAAGCGGATGAAGCTTTCTGACACTGGTGCTCACAGGGCCCCAGCGCTCTCTTCAGGAGAAAAGATCGTGTTCAATGCAGAGACACCCAAAAATGCTTTCTTCCCTGGCTATGCTGGGCTATTCCAGGCTAAGTGACAAGCAGAGTAATACTACCCCCGCCCCCTACCCCCACCAACACCTGATCTGTATAAGGACAGATGGGGATTCTTTTTTGGACACTATACCTTTATTCTTTGTAAAGACCATAGAGGAGAAGATTCGGGAAGTTGCAGTCGTCTCCAAAATGAAGAGTGGGCCAATTTTtattaaaacagcatcctctgcccagtcacaggcagtGCTTAAAATGTGTGAAGTTTTGGCACATGCTTTTATGTCACGATGTCAGCCCTCTCTGTAGGGATTGCGGACGACTGTTGCACGCGAAAATTACTTGTGTTCCTCCCTCCATTtgcatcagctgtggagagcaccattctccCTCCTCACCAGACTTCACTGTCTttcagagagagaagaaaaaagtaCAAGAATATGACTCTGGACAGACTGACATACCAAGAGGCCAAGAAAAAGTAAGAGTTTCTGCACCCTGCAAGCGTAACTGTGTCGTACACTACAGCTATGATAACGTCAGCCTCTCTGCCAACATCACGCTGTTCCATTATACATCCTACAGCGAGCCCTCAGGACAGCTCAACCatgcctgcccccttgatggttggGGGCTGAACTCCTACTGCTTTCCCGACACCCACGTTGCGTGAAATGGCTTCTAACCCATCAGGAATGCCAATCCCCAACCCATAGCCAGAGAAGGATCACCCTCATCTAGCTTCTCACACCAGGAAGGGGTCCAGCAAGACACTCCCCTCCaagccccctgcgggtccggggattagaataggcccgaggtattcctgcctgtcgtaagaggcgactaaaaggagtcccaccccctcaagggggtcgttagcgcctgcgtccggagacggacggttccaccaCCTccatttgcggtcattttgctttttcacttctcgtttcttccttcctttggttggttcctttctttgctcttctccacctcactgtcttccttactctttcccttgtcttcttctccttgccttctcattgccttcttctccttgccttctccttgccttctccttgccttctccttgccttctccttgccttctccttgccttctccttgcctactCCTTGCCTACTCCTTGCctactccttgccttctccttgccttctccttgccttctccttgccttctccttgcctactCCTTGCCTACTCCTTGCCTACTCCTTGCCTACTCCTTGCCTACTCCTTGCctactccttgccttctccttgccttctccttgccttctccttgccttctccttgccttctccttgccttctccttgccttctccttgccttctccttgccttctccttgccttctccttgccttctccttgccttctccttgccttctccttgccttctccttgccttctccttgccttctccttgccttctccttgccttctccttgccttctccttgccttctccttgccttctccttgccttctccttgccttctccttgccttctccttgccttctccttgccttctccttgccttctccttgccttctccttgccttctccttgccttctccttgccttctccttgccttctccttgccttctccttgccttctccttgccttctcctccttgccttctcctccttgccttctcctccttgccttctcctccttgccttctcctccttgccttctcctccttgccttctcctccttgccttctcctccttgccttctcctccttgccttctcctccttgccttctcctccttgccttctcctccttgccttctcctccttgccttctcctccttgccttctcctccttgccttctcctccttgccttctcctccttgccttcttctccttgccttcttctccttgccttcttctccttgccttcttctccttgccttcttctccttgccttcttctccttgccttcttctccttgccttcttctccttgccttcttctccttgccttcttctccttgccttcttctccttgccttctcctccttgccttctcctccttgccttctcctccttgccttctcctccttgccttctcctccttgccttctcctccttgccttctcctccttgccttctcctccttgccttctcctccttgccttctctggtctccgcctcggcgtttgagacagtctgtcctctccctccctctctctcttctttttcctcttcttccttcctccctgtgcgtgcctgaaggccgacccacgcgttcgcacgcgtagccagtgatggggtaaagcgtaattccccgccctgggtagacatgtaaggcacgcacgtaccccctggtaaaggccaggcccagggaggggtgattgcctgagctgataccttctgactatGCCGATTGGTTCCTCCgtctgtttctcaggaggtgtgacctgaggtgtaaacattcacctacggcgggagtgccctctgagagggtccccacaaggaaggagcgcgccatcagagacgctggcaatcatgggggattcctccgcaatggatttcactccatctctctcgacttctgcccaaaaacggatacttgaccagccaccagtgacaaaagtactaccgcctgccccacagttcctcgtcgtttctcgatctgaggactgaaaggatttttcctcggtcaaccctttcgttatccagaagggcgtagatgccatagccggatgtgtcaaatcttgtaccaggttgcgtaatggtaccttattactagaaactgagagcgcctttcaggcacaaaaactgcttcgggccacactcctgtaccccccctgcgggtccggggtaagaataggcccgaggtattcctgcctgtcgtatgaggcgactaaaaggagtttccaccgtttcggccttccatgtgatggtcccccttggggtttgacctccatttttcaaaattctacagaagtacgagccttttggggaaggacaccttacgtggtgtaccactggtcctaagtgcactaagaccttggcactcagcattgcaccagcgttgtaaccatacccactattcctcaaattgggcctaaacgcctgatgggttgtccaagttacgcccatagtgcatctccatctgccccagcgatcatgatggacattccatggcaccagaaatccagcacggtagccagcccattgtggtggggtcgtcacgtaccctctaggttgtagccccctgacaacacagggatcatactgctgatacctgagctgcaccctccccacgtcggccaaggagtagatgcccgtctccttggggcatcaggactcccggcaatggtcatcctgccaggtggcccttgctgctgctgggtggcgcccgtggggagagcccctggtcggagtgggtggtatcggggcggacgtttcgcagatgaaacgtcaacacgtatcgggtcgctctgcggccgagtctttcaaaagaaaaggtaccgtttctagtcctggttctcctgccctttcccccttggccactccatgggaggagggacaggcccgctggcttggggcgaagtacttcccccactatttggtctgttctcgaaccgatggggggacattcgccacttccaaacccatgttctttgttcagcacattgaggacatttTCGGGGAAaacgaggctctcagcaagatgcattCAGGGTCCgtacttatcaagaccacctccgccacacagtcggcggcgctccaggcgtgcgaccgcctaggggacatcccagtacccattgtcccacatctggcactaaataggacgcagggggttatttttcatcgtgacctcctgctacaatctgatgagcagctcagggccaacctggagcaccgaggcgtgcatttcgtccggcgagtccagcgcggccccaaagaccgtcgcatcgacaccggggccttcatcctcgccttcaagggggacgttctcccggagaaggtaaaggtgatgtgctaccggtgcgacgtgcgaccttacatcccgcctcctatgCACTGTTTTCAGTGTTTACGCTTTgagcacatgtcgtcacggtgtgaggctgagcacctttgtggcgattgtggacgtcctcttcgtgaggaacatacatgcaccccaccacctcggtgcattaattgtcctggcgtccactcgcctagatcctcagactgccccacatatcaga
This portion of the Schistocerca serialis cubense isolate TAMUIC-IGC-003099 chromosome 3, iqSchSeri2.2, whole genome shotgun sequence genome encodes:
- the LOC126471077 gene encoding uncharacterized protein LOC126471077; translated protein: MEGISGDNASVHPPPEKDALVGSLEDYLELRKHGIHRMPCQCGKIYVGKEEKARRRRQGGEGKEEKARRRRQGEEGKEKKARRRRQGEEGKEKKARRRRQGEEGKEKKARRRRQGEEGKEKKARRRRQGGEGKEEKARRRRQGGEGKEEKARRRRQGGEGKEEKARRRRQGGEGKEEKARRRRQGGEGKEEKARRRRQGGEGKEKARRRQGEGKEKARRRQGEGKEKARRRQGEGKEKARRRQGEGKEKARRRQGEGKEKARRRQGEGKEKARRRQGEGKEKARRRQGEGKEKARRRQGEGKEKARRRQGEGKEKARRRQGEGKEKARIIFVVIHDKLDRTFNDDDDDDDDDDDDDDDEPAP